A single region of the Lycium barbarum isolate Lr01 chromosome 2, ASM1917538v2, whole genome shotgun sequence genome encodes:
- the LOC132626218 gene encoding glycerophosphodiester phosphodiesterase GDPD3-like isoform X1: MALKAVPISQVPHIDQIHENVTFPLYNNNSTPLSNGDDDIEDRSNKFVVMGHRGSGTNMLQLSGYKRSKTIKENTLRSFNEAVKFNVDFIEFDVQVTSDGHPVIFHDIFIFTQEEGTLIEKRVTDLTLEEFLSYGPQNASTNVDKPLFRKMKDGRIFEWKVEEDDRFCTLQDVFENVTQSVGFNIEFKFDDKRNYKEDELVRVIQAALQVVFKHAKGRRITFSSFQPDAAQLIRKQQTTYPVFFLTNGGSEIYSDIRRNSLDEAIKLCLEGGLQGIVSEVKAILINPRMIAKIKESNLSLLTYGQLNNEQEVVYLQYMMGVEGVIVDFVEEITSAVSQFSKIVHAGKEHLLLLEKRLLEEERTSCSEDDLSYFRRLVPELIHS, from the exons atggcTCTCAAGGCAGTTCCTATTTCTCAAGTTCCACATATCGATCAAATCCATGAAAATGTCACATTTCCACTGTACAATAATAATTCTACCCCTCTTTCCAATG GGGATGATGATATTGAAGACAGGAGTAATAAGTTTGTGGTAATGGGACATAGAGGAAGTGGGACAAACATGTTGCAATTATCTGGTTATAAGAGATCAAAAACAATCAAAGAGAATACTTTGCGTTCTTTCAATGAAGCTGTTAAATTCAACGTCGACTTCATCGAATTTGATGTTCAG GTAACAAGTGATGGCCATCCAGTTATTTTCCACGATATCTTCATTTTTACACAGGAAGAG GGCACATTGATCGAAAAACGAGTTACAGACCTCACTTTGGAGGAGTTCCTTTCATATGGACCTCAGAATGCCTCAACAAAC GTGGACAAACCTTTATTCAGAAAAATGAAAGATGGGAGAATCTTTGAATGGAAGGTTGAAGAAGACGATCGATTCTGTACGCTGCAAGATGTGTTCGAGAATGTCACTCAGTCCGTAGGATTTAACATTGAGTTTAAGTTTGATGACAAGAGAAATTATAAAGAAGACGAACTTGTTCGTGTTATTCAAGCAGCTTTGCAG GTAGTGTTCAAGCACGCTAAAGGTCGGCGTATCACGTTCTCGAGCTTTCAACCAGATGCAGCTCAATTGATCAGGAAGCAGCAGACCACCTATCCG GTTTTCTTCCTAACGAATGGAGGATCTGAAATTTATTCCGACATCAGAAGGAATTCATTGGACGAGGCAATTAAGTTGTGCTTAGAAGGCGGCCTGCAAGGCATTGTCTCAGAGGTCAAAGCAATTTTAATAAATCCAAGAATgatagcaaaaattaaagaatCCAATCTTTCCCTTTTGACATATGGCCAGCTAAA CAATGAGCAGGAAGTGGTTTACTTGCAATACATGATGGGTGTTGAGGGAGTGATTGTAGATTTTGTTGAAGAGATTACTTCAGCTGTTTCTCAGTTTTCGAAAATAGTTCATGCAGGAAAAGAACATTTGTTATTGTTGGAAAAGAGGCTACTAGAGGAGGAACGAACTTCCTGCTCAGAGGATGATCTCTCATATTTCCGCAGGCTTGTGCCAGAGCTAATACATTCTTGA
- the LOC132626218 gene encoding glycerophosphodiester phosphodiesterase GDPD3-like isoform X2 → MALKAVPISQVPHIDQIHENVTFPLYNNNSTPLSNGDDDIEDRSNKFVVMGHRGSGTNMLQLSGYKRSKTIKENTLRSFNEAVKFNVDFIEFDVQVTSDGHPVIFHDIFIFTQEEGTLIEKRVTDLTLEEFLSYGPQNASTNVDKPLFRKMKDGRIFEWKVEEDDRFCTLQDVFENVTQSVGFNIEFKFDDKRNYKEDELVRVIQAALQVVFKHAKGRRITFSSFQPDAAQLIRKQQTTYPVFFLTNGGSEIYSDIRRNSLDEAIKLCLEGGLQGIVSEVKAILINPRMIAKIKESNLSLLTYGQLK, encoded by the exons atggcTCTCAAGGCAGTTCCTATTTCTCAAGTTCCACATATCGATCAAATCCATGAAAATGTCACATTTCCACTGTACAATAATAATTCTACCCCTCTTTCCAATG GGGATGATGATATTGAAGACAGGAGTAATAAGTTTGTGGTAATGGGACATAGAGGAAGTGGGACAAACATGTTGCAATTATCTGGTTATAAGAGATCAAAAACAATCAAAGAGAATACTTTGCGTTCTTTCAATGAAGCTGTTAAATTCAACGTCGACTTCATCGAATTTGATGTTCAG GTAACAAGTGATGGCCATCCAGTTATTTTCCACGATATCTTCATTTTTACACAGGAAGAG GGCACATTGATCGAAAAACGAGTTACAGACCTCACTTTGGAGGAGTTCCTTTCATATGGACCTCAGAATGCCTCAACAAAC GTGGACAAACCTTTATTCAGAAAAATGAAAGATGGGAGAATCTTTGAATGGAAGGTTGAAGAAGACGATCGATTCTGTACGCTGCAAGATGTGTTCGAGAATGTCACTCAGTCCGTAGGATTTAACATTGAGTTTAAGTTTGATGACAAGAGAAATTATAAAGAAGACGAACTTGTTCGTGTTATTCAAGCAGCTTTGCAG GTAGTGTTCAAGCACGCTAAAGGTCGGCGTATCACGTTCTCGAGCTTTCAACCAGATGCAGCTCAATTGATCAGGAAGCAGCAGACCACCTATCCG GTTTTCTTCCTAACGAATGGAGGATCTGAAATTTATTCCGACATCAGAAGGAATTCATTGGACGAGGCAATTAAGTTGTGCTTAGAAGGCGGCCTGCAAGGCATTGTCTCAGAGGTCAAAGCAATTTTAATAAATCCAAGAATgatagcaaaaattaaagaatCCAATCTTTCCCTTTTGACATATGGCCAGCTAAAGTAA
- the LOC132626218 gene encoding glycerophosphodiester phosphodiesterase GDPD3-like isoform X3: MKLCIKIILQVTSDGHPVIFHDIFIFTQEEGTLIEKRVTDLTLEEFLSYGPQNASTNVDKPLFRKMKDGRIFEWKVEEDDRFCTLQDVFENVTQSVGFNIEFKFDDKRNYKEDELVRVIQAALQVVFKHAKGRRITFSSFQPDAAQLIRKQQTTYPVFFLTNGGSEIYSDIRRNSLDEAIKLCLEGGLQGIVSEVKAILINPRMIAKIKESNLSLLTYGQLNNEQEVVYLQYMMGVEGVIVDFVEEITSAVSQFSKIVHAGKEHLLLLEKRLLEEERTSCSEDDLSYFRRLVPELIHS, translated from the exons ATGAAACTGTGTATCAAAATCATTTTGCAGGTAACAAGTGATGGCCATCCAGTTATTTTCCACGATATCTTCATTTTTACACAGGAAGAG GGCACATTGATCGAAAAACGAGTTACAGACCTCACTTTGGAGGAGTTCCTTTCATATGGACCTCAGAATGCCTCAACAAAC GTGGACAAACCTTTATTCAGAAAAATGAAAGATGGGAGAATCTTTGAATGGAAGGTTGAAGAAGACGATCGATTCTGTACGCTGCAAGATGTGTTCGAGAATGTCACTCAGTCCGTAGGATTTAACATTGAGTTTAAGTTTGATGACAAGAGAAATTATAAAGAAGACGAACTTGTTCGTGTTATTCAAGCAGCTTTGCAG GTAGTGTTCAAGCACGCTAAAGGTCGGCGTATCACGTTCTCGAGCTTTCAACCAGATGCAGCTCAATTGATCAGGAAGCAGCAGACCACCTATCCG GTTTTCTTCCTAACGAATGGAGGATCTGAAATTTATTCCGACATCAGAAGGAATTCATTGGACGAGGCAATTAAGTTGTGCTTAGAAGGCGGCCTGCAAGGCATTGTCTCAGAGGTCAAAGCAATTTTAATAAATCCAAGAATgatagcaaaaattaaagaatCCAATCTTTCCCTTTTGACATATGGCCAGCTAAA CAATGAGCAGGAAGTGGTTTACTTGCAATACATGATGGGTGTTGAGGGAGTGATTGTAGATTTTGTTGAAGAGATTACTTCAGCTGTTTCTCAGTTTTCGAAAATAGTTCATGCAGGAAAAGAACATTTGTTATTGTTGGAAAAGAGGCTACTAGAGGAGGAACGAACTTCCTGCTCAGAGGATGATCTCTCATATTTCCGCAGGCTTGTGCCAGAGCTAATACATTCTTGA